The DNA segment ttgtgctttgggagtcatgtgaaggaagtctgatcctaagccgacatgataaagatttggaactacttttttttctataaggtgcagggtctctgttctgattccgaggtccttgatccattttgagttgagtttgtgcagggtgagagatagggtttagtttcattttgttgcatatgggtttccaggtttcccagcactatttgttgaagaggctatcttttctccattgtaagtttttggcacctttgtctagtatgagaaaactgtatttatgtgggtttgtctctgtgtcctctattctgtaccattgatctacctattttcatgccaataccatgctgtttttgttccagttgctctgtagtatagttgaagttctggtattgtgatatcccctgcttcactcttcctgctaaggattactttagctattctgggtctcttattcttccaaaggaatttcatgattgcttactctatttctatgaggtacatcattgggattttaattagaattgcattgaatctatatagcacttttggtagtatggccattttgacaatattaattctgcctgtccaagaacatgggagatctttccatcttctaaggttttctttgatttctctctttagtgttctgtagttttcattgtagaggtctttcaccactttcattagattgattcccaaatatttttttttttgaggttattgtgaatggggtagttccaATGTTCCTTTTTGATGCCAAATATTTTGCCATCTCCTCACTGTAATGGAATTTCATAGATGATACCcatgtactattttattttatttatttatttatttattttttgtggtgctggggatcgaacccagggccttgtgcttgcaaggcaagcactctactgactgagctgtctccccagcccttttattttattttaaaaaaatttttaaaggaacagcaagtcaattttttttttttttaatgtaagaaaagTTTGTTAGAAAATTATCTTAAGAGAGACGAAGAGTTCTGGAGATGACATCTGGATTTGGGTCCAATCAGGCCAGAAACATTGGATATAAAAGAGAGAATATTAAGATCCTGATGTGATggagtattaaaaacaaaacaatagggagatccaagatggcggactagagggaggctgcattccttgtcgctccataactccggtttcaagcagaggatatctgtttcttggtgaggcagttttgccgcttatccatcccctgctgtttaccccatttgtctgctgtgatgacctgcagtctgccagcatatcgacgcattttttgagtgcagattgctcactgtcaggcgcctaacatctgccatttgcctgcctcttgcctgtccatcgcctgccttacacctatccatcacccaccgcataaggttcacctcccgatcctccgacaacagtcagcaaactgatcgccgaccaccagtggagcaccagctgcctgctgttgcctggaagttcaccatcacagtacctgcaggtttggttacatgtggctgccaccattttgggacaacaaccaggccccataggacccttGGCCAGACAAACTgggccccgtctccaggatccctcagcccaaccgatcactccctgcctccagggccctcacatcgactgactgcttcctgctgccaagacccccagaccaactgattgcgccctatcaccgggaccccagaccgactgattgcaccccgcctccaggatcccacaaccacaccaaacacacccgacctccaggacccctgcctgatcaATCGCACCCCGCCCCCAGgacctgctgaccacggccacaccctgagctgcagctccccatttgccaacacatttggaagccagagcggccatcttggataatcctggaagccagagctccgatctttaggtgggggaaatcccatcctgagacgcctgctggaggcttgaaactcatagtcaggtacctctcatgtatcaggctactgaacactgggaggtttgaatactatatgactgttatagtgtagattttcttttttctccttattgaacaattttaagttttatttctttactcttcttgctctcttttccttttgtttacctgtttcctcagagtctctttctccctttttgcatgctaacatccaatttcttttgattacactctcaccctttctattatctagaacttctgtatattcttttcttaccccattAACAGCTACAGCCTAtacccctctgcatcctctttgtcctccattagaaactgcagaccttattgcaaatctatttgctatactgaagataataattgaactcattctatttattatgacaatattgttaatgtcctcataggggctatttggtctaggattgcatactgtctgaactgggcactgctaatactgatctcccccttaaagaaaaggtttaggaaacctatagggcctctataaacctatagggggaaatctgcaataccccagatctgcactgctagaggggaagatacatgaaccacatgaaaaaacaagggaagaaaatgatccaaacaaatctagattctatattaatagaatccaatgacagtatgttagaagaaatgtcagaaaaggacttcagattatacatgattaagatgattcacgaagcaaaggatgagataagagagcaaatgcaggcagtgacTGATCATAccataagcagttgaaagagcaactgcaggaagcaaaagatcatttcaacaaagagacagagattctcaaaagcaaaacaaaacaaaacaaaacaaacaaaaaaatcccaaatggaaatccttgaaataaaggaaacaataaaccacataaaaaactcaatggaaagcatcaccaaaagactagaccacttggaagacagaacctcagacaatgaagacaaaattttgaatcttgaaaataaagttgcccaaacagagaagttggtaagaaatcatgaacagaatctccaagaaccatgggacatcatgaaaacaccaaatttaagaattatcaggattgaggaaggcacagagatacaaaccaaaggaatgaacaacctgttcaatgaaataatatcagaaaatttcccaaacctgaagaatgaaatggaaaatcaaatacaagaggcttgcagaacaccaaatgcacaaaatcacaacagatccacaccaaggcacattataatgaaaatgcctaacatacaaaataaagataggattttgaaggctgtgagagaaaagcatcagattacatatagggggaaaccaatacggatagcagcagacttctcaacccagactctaaaagctagaagggcctggaacaacatatttcaagctctgaaagaacatggtgccaaccaagaatcctatacccagcaaaactaaccttcagatttgaagattaaataaaatgcttccatgataaacaaaagttaaaagagaaatattaggGGTACCAGGTCACACATCAAAATGTCAGTATTGACCATCTCTACTGAGTATAGCCCATGTGTTCATTTATGTGCCTAAACTTCTGTGTTCTGGATTGGTTTTGCTTTGAAACTTGTACTGAACTTAAGACTGAGTATTTTAGATCTAGATGATCAGTTTGGAACTTCATTAACATGAAAATGATTCTCCCCCCAAAGATGAAGATCTGGGAGGGAACAATCACCAGCATAAACAtaaacattaattcattcaaaaaaaaaaaaaaaaaaaaagttaaaagaatttacaaatagaaagcctgcgctacagaatgttctcaacaaaatattccatgaggaggaaatgaaaaacaacaatggaggtcagcaaagggaggaactaccttagacaaaaaccactcaaaggagaaaccaagccaagttaaaaaccaaaaataagcccaaatgactgggaatacaaatcatatctcaataataaccctgaacgttaatggcctaaactcagcaatcaaaagacatagactggcagaatgaattaaaaaaaaagacccaacaatatgctgccttcatgagactcatctcgtagaaaaagacatccacagactaaaggtgaaaggatgggaaaaaacctaccacgcacatggactcagtaaaaaagtgggggtttccatccttatatatttcagataaagtggacttcaagtcaaagttagtcagaagggataaagaaggacatttcatactgcttaagggaaccataaatcaggaagacataatgatagtaaatatttatgccccgaacAATGGtgtatcaaacaaatccttctcaatttcagaaatcaaatagaccacacacaataattctgggtgactttaacacactgctgtcaccactagatagatcttccaaacaaaatccaaccaaagaaaccatagaactcaataacacaatcaataacctagacttaatagacatatagaatattccatccctcaacgagtggattcactttcttctcagcagtacatggaaccttctcgaaaatagaccatatgttatgccacaaagcagcccttaggaaatgcaaaaaaatagagatactgccttgtgttctatcagatcataatggactgagagtagaaatcaatgacaaaataaaaaacagaaattactccaacacctggagactaaataatatgctattgaaacatggataacagaaaacatcagggaggagataaaaaaattcttagaggtcaatgagaatgacaatacaacatatcaaaatctctgggacaccatgaaagcggtactaagaggaaaattcattgcatagagcacattccagaaaagaatgaaaagtcaacaactaaatgacctaacattacagctcaaagccccagaaaaagaacagaacaacaccaaaagtagtagaagacaggaaataattaaaatcagagctgaaatcaatgaaattgaaacaaaagaaacaattcaaaaaattgacaaaacaaacagttggttctttgaaaaagtaaacaaaatagagaaacccttagccacactaacaaaggagagagaaaactcaaattactaaaattcgtgatgaaaaaggaaatatcacgacagacaccactgagatatataacataatgagaagctacttagaaaatctgtattccaacaatgtagaaactaccaaagacatcaacagatttctagagacatatgctcctcccaaactgaacgaggaggacatacacaatttaaacagatcaatatcaagcaatgagggctggggagatagctcagttggtagagtgcttgccttgcaagcataaggccctgggttcatccccagtaccgcaaaaaaaaaaaaaaaatcaagcaatgaaatagaagaagccattaaaaacctaccatccaagaaaagcccaggaccagatggattctcagctgagttctacaagaccttcaaagacaaattcattccaatacttctcaaagtagtccaggaaatagaaaaggagggtgccctaccaaactcattctatcaaGCTAATACCACCCTCAttcccaaaccaggaaaagacacatcaaggaaagaaaattttagaccaatatccttgatgaatatagatgcaaagatccttaacaaaatattggccaaccgtatccaaaaacatattaagaaaattgtgcaccacgatcaagaggggttcatccctggaatgcaaagatggtttaacatctgtaaatcaataaatgtaatccatcatgtcactagacttaaggataagaatcatatggttatttcaattgacgcagaaaaagcgttcaacaaaatacaacaccccttcatgatcaaatcactagaaaaaatagggatagtaggaacatacctaaacattgtaaaggctatttatgctaagcccatggccaacatcattcttaatggagaaaaactgaaaccattccctttaaaaatgggaacaagacagggacgtcctctttcaccacttctattcaacattgtccttgaaactctagccagagcaattaggcagattaaagaaattaaagggatacgaataggaaaagaggaacttaagctgtcactatttgctgatgacatgattctatatttagaggatccaataaactcctccagaaaacttctagacctcatcaatgaattcagcagaatagcaggctataaaatcaacatgcataaatctaaagcatttttatatgtaagcgatgaaacatctgaaagggaaatgaggaaaacaactccatttgcaatagcctcaaaataaaaataaaataaaatacttgggactcaatctaacaaaagaagtgaaagatctctataatgaaaactacaaaacattgaagaaagaaattgaggaagaccttagaagatggaaagatctcccatgttcttggagaggcagaattaatattgtcaaaatggtcatactaccaaaagtgctgtacagattcaatgcaattccaattaaaatcccaatgatgtaccttacagaaatagagtaagcaatcatgaaattcagctggaagaataagaaacccagaatagctaaagcaatccttagcaggaagaatgaaatagggggtatcgcaataccagaacttcaactatactacaaagcaatagtaacaaaaacggcatggtattggcatcaaaatagacaggtagatcaatggtacagaatagaggacacagacacaaataaatacaattttctcatactagacaaaggtgccaaaaatatgcaatggagaaaagatagcctcttcaacaaatggtgctgggaaaactggacatccatatgtaacacaatgaaactaaacccctatctctcaccctgcacaaaaatcaactcacaatggatcaaggaccttgaaatcagaccagagaccctgcatcttatagaagaaaaagttggtccaaatcttcaccttgttggcttaggatcagacttccttaacaggactcccatagcacaagaaataaaagcaagaatcaataacggggatagattcaaaataaataactttctcttagcaaaggaaactattagcaatgcaaagagagagcctacagagtgggagaaaatctttgccactcatacttcagatagagcactaaatttccagaatatataaagaactcaaaaaactctacatgaagaatacaaataacccaatcaacaaatgggctaaggatatgaacagacacttcacagaagaagatctacaagcaatcaacaaacatatgaaaaaatgttcaccatctttagtaataagagaaatgcaaatcaaaactacactaagatttcatctcaccccaattagaatggcgattatcaagaatacaagcaaaaacaggtgttggagaggatgtggaggaaaaggtacactcatacattgctggtggggctgcaaattagtgcagccactcaggaaagcagtgtggagattccttagaaaacttggaatggacccaccatttgacccagcaatcccactcctcggcctatacccaaaggacttaaaatcagcatactgcagagatacagccacatcagtgttcatagccactcaattcacaatagccagactgtggaactaacctagatgtccttcaattgatgaatggataaagaaactgtggtatatatttacaatggaatattactgagctataaagaataataaaattatggcatttgcaggcaaatggatgaaattggagaatatcatgctaagtgagataagccaatctcaaaaaaccaaaggatgaatgatctcactgataagcagaggatgacacataatggggggcgggcaagaatggaggaaggaggggctgtatagagggaaaagaggggtgggaggggtggggggaaggaaaaaatgacagaatgaatgaaacaccattaccctatgtaaatgtatgattgcgcAAAGGTATGtggttactccatgtacaaacagaaacaacatgtatcccatttgtttacaataagaataaatttaaaaaaaagaagaagaaaatcattttaaaagcatCCATGCACACATGCTTTGGGGTTATATATTTTGAACTTAgcaaatatactatatatttagGTAAATGTTAGAACTGAAAAAGGAAGTCATAAATCATCAGTGCTGTTTCTCTTGCAGAGGAGAAAATAGGCCATCTGACAGGCCAACAACTTCCCTCACTTCAGTCACTGAACTCACAACGGTGCTGGACTGCAGGAATGAGAACCCTGGGCTTGAcgctccctctttttttttttttaatttattttttttgtaaacaaatgggatgcatgttgtttctgtttgtacatggagtaacagcatgccatttgcgtaatcatacatttacatagtgtaatgatgtttgattcattctgttattttttccttctcccacccctcccacccctcttttccctctatacagtccctccttcctccattcttgcctccctcccaccccccattatgtgtcatcatccacttatcagtgagatcatttgtcctttggtttttgagattggcttatctcacttagcatgatattctccaatttcatccatttgcctgcaaatgccatgattaaaaatatggaacacttcacgaatttgcgtgtcatccttgcgcaggggccatgctgaTCTTCTCTGtgtcgttccaattttagtatatgtgctgccgaagtgAGCACTTGACGCTCCCTCTTGACACCTCTGCTTCCCCTCCACAAGGCTCTCCCTTGCCATCTGATGGCTAAGAAGGAGCCCAATCCACCTACTATTTAATATTAATCTAGCATATAGGTTATAGCTTTATGAGGGAGAAATAtgttaggaaaaaggaaaaatactatttttttttctctttttgaacaaCTCAGTTTGGCCAGAAGAGACAACACATACATAAACACCCCCACACTGAGAAAGAAGTATTATCCATCtacgaagaaaaaaaaaaataaatcgaACTGGGTATTTGGAAATAATGGGGAGCTAGGAAGAAAAAGTGAATGATAACTTGATTTTTGTCAAACCATGAGCTTGCCAACTTCTTTCCTTGAACAGCATTTGTCTTCGACTTGATACCTAGCTGCATCCATACTAGAAACAGTGAAAGCTACTTAGTGATTCCACTCTGAAATTATACGCATAAGACTAAGATGTTTTGAATATAAACCCATGTGTGCCAGGTAAACTTCAGGAACtcctctcttttttaaaagaaattctaccTCTATCCTGAGGTAGTGGGGTTGATCAATAAAATTAAACGCTAAGGGCCAGAAAGCTAACTTccttaaatgaaacaaaaggaaagggtTTTTCCAAACACCTCCATAACAAtaagaaaattttcaagtattaAAAATTAATCACTTCAACTGTACAATGATTTCTAGTCAGATGGTTTTCAAGGCTAATAAAGTAACAACAAAATgtgacaaaatgaagaaaatatagaaatagtgaaaataaagTAGATAATTCAAAAGCGgcctaaaataaaatgacatttataaTGGATTTGAAAGTCattatagaattatatatttaaattttactttacacATAAGATCATAGCCAAGGAGGtccacaatttaaaattttatcacaaaCTATTTTTGCAATTATTCTCATAACTGAACATTTTCATGCTGACTACTTCATCTCAAACAGTGACCAGTAAAGTTGTTTagacaataataataaagtactttttctctttttttttcaggataatgaaatgaaattaaataacatgCTAAAGATACTACTAAAGAGACTTAAGCCTCTGATTTTGGCCTCTGAAATGAAGACCTGTAGGAATTTTTCTAATTAACTTTCAACTCTTTTCACAAGCTTTCTGTTTAAAGAAATACCATCTTTTAAATAATTGGACAAATACTCTACAAATCAAAAACTGATTCATAAGCCCCTACTCCCATAAACACTAGTCTCTTCAATATGTCCTGGGTCAGTTTTCTTGATTATGTCAAGAACAtggagacattttaaaataacagaacatTGAATCACATCAGTTTCCCATCAGCCCCTAGAAGACACTGAGTGATCATATTGACCATTTCCACTGGTTGGCAGATGGCTCTTCCTCTAATGGCTCCCCTGGTTTCCACGGTGGCATTTTTATTGCCAGACTTAGTTCATTTTCAGCCTGAAGAATAACCTCTTCTATTTGGCCAAGTTGAAGTTGGTCTTCCAATTTTTTAACATCTGATTCCGCTTTAACCGTccccagttttctcatttgtaatctGCTCTGTATATTTTCTCTATGCTGCATTTTTAGAGATTTACTCAAGAACATCAAGAATCTTTGCATGCAATGTTCTCAGCCTCTCGTGTGGATTCTCACATACAGCCAACCCCACAAGGCCAGTGGTCTTCTCCGGCACACCCGCCATGACAGCGCCCCCTggggactattttaaaaatcagtaccCTGCCTTAGTGGATAACAGGTGTGCCCTCTGAACCCCCGGCTCGCGGATCCTCCTTTCTCCAGGTGCAGGTGTGTTGACAGCTAATGCCAAAGAACCAAGTTGATGACTCCAGGGAAGGGGGTGTCCGCTTCCAGTGGTCACTTGATGCCCTGCCCCTTCTCTGAAGGGCCAACCCAGGGCTGAGCTCCCTGAGGAACCAGCTGAGGCCTCTGCAGTGGCTGACGTAGGCCCTGTATTTTTCCCAGGAGGAGCATTTTGGAGAGCATGGCATGACTGGCCACCTGCACACAGATGGCCCTTTGTAGGGGCTATTTTCCTGGGAGGGTTCTACTTAAGTTAGTGCCCTGTCACACAGAGGAGAGATGGGAGAAACATTGTTTATCAAGGACACGTTCCCTACAGGTCCCTGCTCAGGCCTGACTACATGAGGACCTCTCGGCACTGCCATCTTCTGGGGGATGTgagaaatgcagactctcaggTCCCACCTCAGACTCCACATTGGAATCTGCAGTTGGACAACATCCCCTGGGGACTTGTGACCATTACAGTTTGAGAAATGATGCACTAAGGGCTGTTCCAAGGGTCAGATGCATACATCTAAGTGACTACTGTTTCAAATGTGGGCTGACATGCAGGTGTCACACGGCCACCTCTAATCAAATGGAgcatttgtcacagtgacaatgCTATCAGAGTTGAGATTTTTCAAATTGGTGAACGACTCCTAGTGAAGTGCCAAACAAAACACATTATGAAACCCTCAATTTGCACAATAGTCAGGTTTCTGGAAAGTTGGATTTGTCTTAAAATTGTACAAAAAATTACTTTGTCATGTAGGATACAGGACATTTCCTCCTTGTGCATTACTGCCCCGGGTATTGTAGGAGGTCATTGGGCGCCTGGCCCTTTATACCAGTAGCCTCTGGTGTGGTGCTAAATCATCCCAGGAGCTTCCCAAACTGTCCCCTAGGAGTCACTACTGTTCTCATTCAGGAAGATCGGTCTCCCAGATGAAACCCCAAGCTTAGAACTTCACATCTTGTTTATCTAATCTTCTCAACAAGCTAAAGAAGTGAGTGTTATATTCTCGGCCTTTAATGAAGAAAAGCAAGTTCTGGGAAGTGAAgcaatttgtccaaggtcacacaggtagtAAGTAGGAAAGTAAGCCAGATTTGGACCAAGGTTGGCTTATCACAAAACCCATGTTGGCCTCTGTGGGTTGCTTTGCAggtatttttagttttcaagaGTTACATTGTCACTAGGCCATggcaaagtttttgtttgtttgtttggtgctgaggattgaacccaggagcactttaccactgagctctacctcagacctttttattttttattttgggacagggtctcactaagttgctgaggttggcctcaaaagtaaatcctcctgactcagcctcccaagttgctgggattataggcatgcctgGCACCAGGTTTGTTTATAATAACAGAAAGGATAAATTGTGTTTAGAGCCCACCCTCCTGTGTGGATACAAGATAATGACAGGAACTTGAGACTAAGAGTACCTGGGCCTCCTTAACTGCCCCCATGCCCTTAAAGCCTGGGTTGACAGATGGAACGATAGCCCTAGGCCTCTTCCCTCAGGTGAACCCTCAAGTGACTGTCCACCCCACActacacaggcccagatcaggaAGTACCCATGAGGGCGTCTAGTCTATGTGGTCCTTCTACCCATCACACCTGGGCCACAGGGGCTGGATGTAGCCCAGTATCTAGCTCAGTTgccttgccccctccccccgAAAATCAGCTTCCTTACCTCTCCCCTGCCCTCGGGCCACCACTACTCTTCCCCTGTCCTTTTGTGGAATGAAGGGCATGTGCAAAGTGTCCTTTAAAACCCTGGATGCAGGCGTCCTGTTCTCAGCTGGGTCTGTCTCCTCACGTTCATGGGCTCCCAGGGCAGGGGGCTCTGCATCCCTCCCACAGCTTCACTGCCACCGCCAGTGTCAGGAACAGCAGATTGTGGCAGCTTGAAAGAGGACAGCTGAGAACTGACCCCTGGCAAGTACCCGCTGCATGCTGGGGGGCCTTTTATGCTCCTGGTTCTTAGAACAACCCCAGGGAAGACCACAGCcggcgttttttttttttttttttttttttttaatttttaatttttatattttggtactaggaattgaacccagagggacttaaccacggaaccacatccccagtcctctttttaattttatttcgagacagggtctcactacgttgtggaggctggctttgaacttgtgatcctcttgcctcagcctcccgagctgctgggatcatttctctttttgtttttaatgtgttctttttagatatacatgactatagagtgtattctgacatactatacatacatggagtgtaacatACTCTAATTAGTACAGGTTCGTCTATGGCAGAACAAATAAACTGCATTTAGGTCCCACCCTCTGTGTGGACAGGTGCTGTTTGGGAAGTCCACGTGTTGCCTTCAGTTCCCACCATCCCAGAAGCTACTGGTAAAGGGACACAGTTTCCCCTTTTGACAGATAGGGAAACAGGTTGAGAAAGATGGTAATTTCCTAAATTAGCTAGTGGCACAGATGTGACCTTTGCCTATTTGACTCCAAAGGCGTCCCTACTCCAGTGGTTCTCAATCCTGGCTGCCCTTTGGATTCACTAGGAGGTGTAAGAACTCTGATGCCTGCACCTCATACCCCAGAAACTGATTTAATTGGTGAGAGGcagttggactttttttttttttttgtaccagggattaaacccaggtgtgctttaccactgagccacatctccagccatttttatttatttgtttaatttagagacagagtctcactaagttgcttagggcctcattacattgctgaggctgtctttgaacctacagtcctcctgtctcagcctcctgaattactgggattacaggcatgtgccactgtgaccggctatagacttttaaaaaagctGTCAAATGTAGTTCCGGATGAGTTGTCATGATTAAGAACCACTGTTCCATTTTGAATTCACCTGGCCTTGCATGGGGCTTTGAAAAGCACGTGTAAGTGCAAGAGGCAAACACATGGAGGTAGAGGCTGAGGTTGGGGAGGTTGGGGAGCGTTGAGTAGGAGGGCTGCCGGGACACTGCGCGTCTGCACAGTGGGTAGACTCCTGCGCCCCTTCCGTGCCTTGGGTGTGGCTGGG comes from the Sciurus carolinensis chromosome 9, mSciCar1.2, whole genome shotgun sequence genome and includes:
- the LOC124993505 gene encoding NADH dehydrogenase [ubiquinone] 1 alpha subcomplex subunit 5-like, translating into MAGVPEKTTGLVGLAVCENPHERPDVKKLEDQLQLGQIEEVILQAENELSLAIKMPPWKPGEPLEEEPSANQWKWSI